A genomic stretch from Dissulfurispira thermophila includes:
- a CDS encoding YraN family protein → MIKILGRKGEDIAVDFLKQKGYKILRRNYMTPLGEADIVAKDNKTIVFVEVKARSSNAFCQPFEAVNHKKQEKLKKVALYYLKQHEIELPVRFDIVSIISRDGKTEVNHIPEAF, encoded by the coding sequence ATGATAAAAATTCTTGGCCGTAAAGGTGAAGACATTGCTGTTGATTTTTTAAAGCAAAAGGGATATAAAATCCTCAGACGTAATTATATGACGCCGCTGGGAGAGGCAGATATCGTAGCCAAAGACAACAAGACTATCGTATTTGTTGAGGTTAAAGCAAGGAGCAGCAATGCATTTTGCCAGCCATTTGAAGCAGTTAATCACAAAAAACAAGAAAAGCTCAAAAAGGTTGCCCTTTATTATCTAAAGCAGCACGAGATAGAATTACCTGTAAGGTTTGATATTGTAAGCATCATATCCAGAGATGGAAAGACAGAAGTAAATCATATACCAGAGGCATTCTAA
- a CDS encoding toprim domain-containing protein, whose protein sequence is MNDFERAERLKEVFESLYEINKRIPIIVEGKRDIIALRKIGLVGNIIALHRGKGLYEFCDEIAERFHKIILLMDWDEKGENLHRNVSEHLRGMWEEFSPFREVIKILCQKDIKDIEGIPVLLERLTGEEVRVGVEREGFLGDI, encoded by the coding sequence ATGAATGATTTTGAAAGAGCAGAGAGGCTTAAAGAGGTGTTTGAGTCTCTCTATGAGATAAACAAACGCATACCTATCATTGTCGAGGGGAAAAGAGACATAATCGCATTGAGAAAGATAGGGCTTGTTGGTAATATAATCGCCCTTCATAGAGGAAAAGGGTTATATGAATTCTGTGATGAAATTGCTGAAAGGTTCCACAAGATAATACTCCTGATGGATTGGGATGAAAAAGGCGAAAACCTTCACAGGAATGTATCAGAGCACCTGAGAGGAATGTGGGAAGAGTTCTCTCCTTTTAGAGAAGTAATCAAAATCCTCTGCCAGAAGGATATAAAAGATATAGAAGGCATTCCTGTGCTCCTTGAGAGGCTTACAGGAGAAGAGGTAAGGGTCGGAGTGGAGAGGGAAGGATTTTTAGGGGATATATGA
- a CDS encoding Lrp/AsnC ligand binding domain-containing protein, with protein MARVYLLANVLPGKDVSIRDTMRGIKGVVNADVVTGHYDIIAVIEAENTSEIFDKILKKIRLIKGINRTETFVAVE; from the coding sequence ATGGCAAGGGTATATTTGCTTGCAAATGTATTGCCCGGCAAGGATGTATCAATAAGGGATACGATGAGAGGAATAAAGGGAGTTGTAAATGCAGATGTGGTTACAGGGCATTATGACATTATAGCTGTTATAGAGGCAGAAAATACTTCGGAAATTTTTGACAAGATTCTCAAAAAGATTAGATTAATTAAGGGTATAAACCGCACAGAGACATTTGTAGCAGTAGAGTGA
- a CDS encoding IS110 family transposase, translated as MHGKNYNKQIAKRQRVKRTTLVIGMDIGNEFNAMCLMNKDGEVLGKYSRIYNSRKGFNFFSKIIEAMKKKKGFKDVLIGMEPTGHYWRKIAYFGKDKGYEVRFVRTTALRHQRELDESSSAKSDIRDAVTIANITREGKYIDTVIEDGVFRQLRTLAHVRERIQRYNTGSKHALRAVLDDYFPELNGIFWSMKSKGLWAVLENCPFPEDVKRLGQKELTELIAKSTRRKGSAAKKAAELYHAAKETVGLKQIGIADRYRLKMYLEEVKRSEAQLKDIEEEMKKLLGEVPCAKNILSIPGVGVLSCAVFLGELGNPSNFKSPKQIIKYAGYDPRENDSGQSIGRKRISKKGRWMLRKYLYFMSMRAIHRSKFFSEYYYSKLKSSNRFGQPLKKKEAICAVAIKLIKVIFALLRDNRMFTAKAPALALAA; from the coding sequence ATGCATGGGAAAAATTATAACAAGCAGATAGCAAAGCGTCAAAGAGTAAAGAGGACGACACTGGTGATTGGGATGGACATAGGGAACGAATTTAATGCAATGTGTCTGATGAACAAAGACGGAGAGGTATTGGGCAAGTATTCCCGTATATACAACAGCAGGAAAGGTTTTAACTTTTTCTCAAAGATAATAGAAGCGATGAAAAAGAAAAAAGGATTCAAGGATGTGTTAATAGGCATGGAGCCGACAGGACATTATTGGAGGAAGATAGCTTATTTTGGTAAAGACAAGGGGTATGAAGTTAGGTTTGTCAGGACAACGGCGTTAAGACATCAAAGAGAGCTTGACGAAAGTTCCTCGGCCAAGAGCGACATCAGGGATGCGGTAACAATAGCCAACATAACGAGAGAGGGCAAGTATATAGACACCGTTATAGAAGACGGCGTATTTAGGCAACTAAGGACATTAGCCCATGTACGGGAACGGATACAGAGATACAACACAGGTTCAAAGCATGCATTGAGAGCAGTATTAGATGATTATTTCCCTGAGCTAAATGGAATCTTCTGGTCAATGAAGTCTAAAGGTTTATGGGCAGTGCTGGAGAACTGTCCATTTCCCGAAGACGTAAAAAGGCTTGGACAAAAGGAGTTGACAGAGCTTATAGCAAAGAGCACACGACGCAAAGGCTCAGCAGCAAAGAAGGCTGCGGAGCTTTACCATGCAGCAAAAGAAACAGTTGGACTTAAACAGATAGGCATAGCAGATCGTTACAGATTAAAGATGTATTTGGAGGAAGTAAAGCGTTCGGAGGCGCAACTGAAAGACATAGAGGAAGAGATGAAGAAACTGTTAGGAGAAGTCCCCTGTGCAAAGAACATACTGTCGATTCCCGGTGTAGGAGTTTTATCCTGTGCAGTGTTTTTGGGAGAACTGGGGAATCCTTCTAACTTTAAGAGCCCTAAACAGATAATCAAATACGCTGGATATGATCCTCGGGAGAACGATTCTGGACAAAGCATAGGGAGAAAGAGGATATCAAAGAAGGGGCGCTGGATGCTGAGGAAATATCTCTATTTTATGAGCATGAGAGCTATACATCGGAGCAAGTTTTTCAGTGAATATTATTATAGCAAGTTAAAGAGCAGCAATCGATTTGGGCAGCCATTAAAGAAAAAAGAAGCGATATGTGCGGTGGCCATAAAACTGATAAAAGTGATATTTGCGCTGCTAAGAGACAATAGAATGTTTACCGCTAAAGCGCCTGCATTGGCATTAGCGGCATAA
- the pfp gene encoding diphosphate--fructose-6-phosphate 1-phosphotransferase has protein sequence MRASKAKGVVGIIVGGGPAPGINGVISSATIEAINEGKDVIGIKGGFKSLFNGDRSAAIPLTIDDVSRIHTLGGSILRTSRDYPDKVKERFKTLITTLKQLRIKHLITIGGEGTLFMANWIEKEARGSINVVHVPKTIDNDIPLPGGASTFGYETARHWGVEIIKNIMEDAKTMGRWYFVTTMGRHAGHLALGMGKAAGATITLISEEFEERLSIKKVADILAGSIIKRLTMGRDHGVAVLAEGIAEKFDIEELSQYEQLEKDETGRIRLSEIQLGRVLKHLVKKTLDSLGIKITIVDKNIGYELRAADPIPYDIEYTRDLGYGAVRYILRGGTGSMITFFEGHLRPVPFVEVMDYSTGKVKVRKVDISSEAYEVGRKYMIRLEKEDFEGENLKLLAKTVHLKPDDFKKRFSYLTKSAACR, from the coding sequence ATGCGGGCGAGTAAAGCTAAAGGTGTAGTCGGCATAATAGTAGGTGGAGGGCCTGCGCCAGGTATAAATGGTGTTATTAGCTCAGCCACTATCGAGGCTATCAATGAAGGCAAGGATGTCATAGGAATCAAGGGTGGCTTCAAAAGCCTCTTTAATGGTGATAGAAGTGCTGCAATCCCGCTTACCATAGATGATGTTTCGCGGATACACACACTGGGAGGCTCTATCCTTCGAACCTCTCGTGACTATCCAGACAAGGTAAAAGAGAGGTTTAAAACTCTTATAACGACCCTCAAGCAACTCAGAATTAAACATCTCATAACTATTGGCGGCGAGGGAACACTTTTTATGGCAAATTGGATAGAAAAAGAAGCAAGGGGAAGTATTAATGTTGTCCATGTGCCAAAGACAATAGACAATGACATTCCACTTCCAGGAGGTGCATCCACATTTGGATATGAAACAGCAAGACACTGGGGAGTTGAAATTATCAAAAACATAATGGAAGATGCAAAGACAATGGGAAGATGGTATTTTGTAACAACCATGGGCAGACACGCTGGACATCTTGCATTAGGGATGGGGAAGGCAGCAGGTGCAACAATAACCCTTATTTCAGAAGAATTCGAAGAAAGGCTTTCCATAAAAAAGGTCGCAGATATACTCGCAGGCTCAATAATAAAAAGACTGACAATGGGCAGAGACCATGGCGTGGCAGTACTTGCAGAGGGAATTGCAGAAAAATTTGATATAGAAGAATTAAGCCAGTATGAACAACTCGAAAAAGACGAAACAGGCAGGATAAGACTTTCAGAGATTCAACTGGGAAGAGTGCTGAAACATCTCGTGAAAAAGACACTCGATTCATTAGGAATAAAGATTACAATAGTTGATAAAAATATCGGATATGAATTACGAGCTGCTGACCCAATCCCTTATGATATCGAATATACAAGGGATCTCGGATATGGTGCAGTGCGTTACATCTTAAGGGGAGGCACTGGTTCTATGATAACATTCTTTGAAGGCCATTTAAGACCGGTCCCATTTGTGGAGGTAATGGATTATTCCACAGGAAAGGTAAAGGTAAGAAAGGTAGATATTTCTTCTGAGGCATATGAGGTTGGAAGAAAATATATGATAAGACTTGAAAAAGAAGACTTTGAAGGAGAAAACTTAAAACTTCTTGCAAAAACAGTGCATCTAAAGCCCGATGATTTTAAAAAACGATTCAGCTATCTTACAAAGTCTGCTGCTTGTCGCTGA
- a CDS encoding class II fructose-bisphosphate aldolase, whose product MSMQGLRDVIEIKGGSIYVKDIQRVRNLMDSLIYNAVFESDDEKRKAKFILIKEIAKSCGAVPASIQGLYEDMGRNYPGFTVPAMNIRGLTYDVTRAVFRKALEMNVGAFIFEIARSEIGYTKQRPLEYATVVLAAAVKEGFIGPVFIQGDHFQLVRKNYLSGPELETDYVKGLIKEAIEAEFYNIDIDTSTIVDLDKPTIKEQQRPNFEKTAELSEYVRQLQPSGIDISIGGEIGEIGGKNSNPDELRAYLDGFKETFKGTKGLSKLSVQTGTSHGGVVLPDGSLAKVKIDFDTLRHLSDLARKEYGLSGCVQHGASTLPEEAFNMFPETGTSEVHLATGFQNIIYDSKYLPADFKAEVYEYLKQECAKERKEGQTDEQFFYSVRKKGFGPIKKKWWDLPSDIKEPIMKELEAKFGLLFEKLKVTNTTDIVKRTVKLVVVKNEINTGLLGL is encoded by the coding sequence ATGTCTATGCAAGGGCTAAGAGATGTTATCGAAATCAAGGGAGGATCTATTTATGTAAAAGATATCCAAAGGGTCAGAAATCTCATGGATAGCCTTATTTATAATGCAGTTTTTGAATCAGATGATGAAAAAAGAAAAGCAAAATTTATACTCATCAAAGAAATTGCAAAATCATGCGGTGCTGTGCCAGCATCTATCCAAGGGTTATACGAAGATATGGGAAGAAATTATCCCGGTTTTACAGTGCCTGCTATGAATATCAGGGGACTCACATACGATGTTACACGGGCAGTATTTAGAAAGGCATTAGAGATGAATGTTGGCGCATTTATTTTTGAGATTGCAAGATCAGAAATAGGATACACAAAACAAAGACCTCTTGAATATGCTACAGTTGTTCTTGCTGCTGCTGTAAAGGAGGGATTTATCGGACCTGTGTTTATTCAAGGCGACCATTTTCAGCTTGTAAGGAAAAATTATCTGAGCGGGCCAGAACTCGAGACAGATTATGTCAAAGGACTGATTAAAGAAGCTATAGAAGCTGAATTCTATAACATAGACATTGATACATCCACAATTGTTGACCTTGATAAGCCAACAATAAAAGAACAGCAAAGGCCTAACTTTGAAAAAACAGCTGAATTATCAGAATATGTAAGACAACTACAGCCATCGGGCATTGATATTTCTATAGGTGGTGAAATAGGCGAAATAGGAGGGAAAAACAGCAATCCTGATGAATTGAGGGCATATCTTGACGGGTTCAAAGAAACATTTAAAGGCACAAAAGGGTTGAGCAAGCTCAGTGTGCAAACAGGGACGAGCCACGGTGGTGTTGTTCTCCCTGATGGAAGCCTTGCAAAGGTAAAGATAGACTTTGACACATTGAGGCATCTGTCAGACCTTGCAAGAAAAGAATATGGACTCTCTGGCTGTGTTCAGCATGGGGCATCAACACTCCCAGAGGAGGCATTCAATATGTTTCCTGAAACAGGCACTTCAGAGGTACATCTTGCAACAGGATTTCAGAATATTATCTATGACAGTAAGTATCTTCCCGCAGATTTCAAGGCAGAAGTGTATGAGTATCTAAAACAGGAGTGTGCAAAGGAAAGAAAAGAAGGGCAGACAGATGAGCAATTCTTTTATAGTGTAAGGAAAAAGGGATTTGGACCAATAAAGAAAAAATGGTGGGATCTGCCATCTGATATAAAAGAACCAATAATGAAGGAACTCGAGGCAAAATTTGGCTTGCTGTTTGAGAAGCTAAAAGTTACAAATACAACAGATATTGTGAAAAGGACAGTGAAGCTTGTAGTAGTAAAAAATGAGATTAATACAGGTCTGCTTGGATTGTGA
- a CDS encoding TIGR01212 family radical SAM protein (This family includes YhcC from E. coli K-12, an uncharacterized radical SAM protein.) — protein MTRRYNAFGPYLKKQFGTIVYKVNVDAGFTCPNRDGTLGVTGCIYCNNNSFRPSRCSPELSIKEQIRNGIRYLSGRYNAREFLVYFQPYTNTYASAPELEQLYKEALSEPGVIGLAIGTRPDCIDEEKIELLESLASDYFILIEYGLQSIYDKSLQYILRGHDYQTFLNAVNMTVGHNIHIGAHIIVGFPTETMDEMLSMADEISELPVEFLKIHQLQIIKDTVLAEQYMKEPFYTFRYEEYLDFLVDFIERLSPDIVLQRLFATAPDEILIAPKWGKTKQQIIHDIEERFIKRDAVQGSKCMCLRD, from the coding sequence ATGACCCGAAGATATAATGCATTTGGCCCATATCTAAAAAAACAATTTGGCACAATTGTTTATAAGGTGAATGTGGATGCTGGATTTACCTGTCCAAACAGAGATGGTACGCTCGGAGTAACAGGCTGCATATACTGCAATAACAACAGTTTCAGGCCATCAAGATGCAGTCCTGAACTCTCAATCAAGGAGCAGATAAGAAATGGCATAAGGTATCTTTCAGGCCGGTACAATGCCAGAGAGTTTCTCGTATATTTTCAGCCTTATACAAACACTTATGCATCAGCGCCAGAACTGGAACAGCTTTATAAAGAGGCACTATCAGAGCCGGGTGTAATAGGGCTTGCAATAGGCACAAGGCCTGATTGCATAGATGAAGAAAAAATCGAATTGCTCGAAAGTCTTGCAAGCGACTATTTCATTCTTATCGAATATGGATTGCAATCAATATATGACAAGTCTTTGCAGTATATCCTAAGGGGCCATGATTACCAGACATTTCTTAATGCAGTAAATATGACAGTTGGCCACAACATTCATATTGGTGCCCATATTATTGTTGGATTTCCAACAGAGACAATGGATGAAATGCTCTCGATGGCTGATGAAATTTCAGAACTCCCTGTGGAATTTTTAAAGATACATCAGTTGCAAATTATAAAAGATACTGTCCTTGCAGAACAATATATGAAAGAACCTTTTTATACCTTCAGATATGAGGAATACCTTGATTTTTTAGTAGATTTTATCGAGCGTCTTTCACCTGATATTGTGCTGCAGAGACTCTTTGCAACTGCCCCTGATGAAATCCTCATAGCACCAAAATGGGGGAAGACAAAGCAACAAATCATCCATGATATAGAAGAGAGGTTTATAAAGAGAGATGCTGTCCAGGGTTCTAAGTGCATGTGTTTACGGGATTGA
- a CDS encoding YifB family Mg chelatase-like AAA ATPase produces MLSRVLSACVYGIDAHLVEVEVDITSKGLPHFSMVGLPDTAVKESKDRIRAALKNIGFNFPLKQITVNLAPADLKKEGSSFDLPIAIGIVAAEEVIPTNPLNDYLLAGELSLDGKIKPIRGALPIAIEAKRLGLKGVILPEDNAAEAAVVNGIDIFGMNGLPDVIEFLSGISGKRPFEIDINTAMKESSLYEDDFSDVKGQEYAKRALEVAAAGSHNMLMIGPPGSGKTMLAKRIPSILPPMTFDEALETTKIHSVAGLLKNGQSLLATRPFRTPHHTVSDIALIGGGQTPRPGEVSLAHHGVLFLDELPEFKRNVLEVLRQPLENGFVTISRAIASITYPAQFVLVAAMNPCPCGYFGDSKHQCTCTPRMISRYRSRVSGPLLDRIDIHTDVPAVPYKELSNDYAGEKSEVIRQRVTEARERQLKRFKDDKIFANGQMKTRHIKKYCKLTEDAHSLLDTAMQKLALSARAYTRVLKVSRTIADLDNSDEIRGYHVSEAIQYRTLDRGQS; encoded by the coding sequence ATGCTGTCCAGGGTTCTAAGTGCATGTGTTTACGGGATTGACGCACATTTAGTTGAGGTTGAAGTAGACATCACATCTAAGGGACTTCCACACTTCTCGATGGTTGGCCTTCCAGATACAGCTGTTAAGGAGAGCAAAGATAGGATAAGGGCTGCACTGAAAAATATAGGCTTTAATTTCCCTTTAAAACAGATTACTGTTAATCTTGCCCCTGCTGATTTGAAAAAAGAGGGTTCGTCCTTTGACCTTCCCATTGCAATAGGAATAGTAGCAGCAGAAGAAGTGATACCTACAAACCCTCTCAATGATTATCTCCTTGCTGGAGAGCTTTCTCTTGACGGAAAGATAAAACCGATAAGAGGTGCTTTGCCTATCGCAATCGAGGCAAAACGGCTCGGACTGAAAGGAGTTATTCTTCCGGAGGATAATGCAGCAGAGGCAGCAGTAGTGAATGGAATAGATATATTTGGCATGAATGGACTTCCTGATGTTATAGAGTTTTTAAGCGGGATATCAGGGAAAAGACCTTTTGAAATTGATATAAATACTGCAATGAAAGAGAGTTCCTTGTATGAAGATGATTTCTCTGATGTCAAAGGACAGGAGTATGCAAAAAGGGCGTTAGAGGTTGCAGCAGCCGGTTCGCACAACATGTTAATGATAGGGCCTCCGGGAAGTGGCAAGACAATGCTTGCAAAAAGGATACCCTCTATACTTCCCCCAATGACATTCGATGAGGCATTGGAAACAACAAAGATACACAGCGTTGCCGGACTGCTAAAAAATGGACAGTCTCTTCTTGCAACGAGGCCATTCAGAACACCGCATCATACAGTCTCTGATATTGCACTTATAGGCGGTGGGCAAACACCCCGTCCAGGCGAGGTATCACTGGCTCATCACGGAGTGCTATTTCTGGACGAATTACCTGAATTTAAAAGAAATGTTCTTGAAGTATTAAGGCAGCCTCTTGAGAATGGCTTTGTCACTATCTCAAGGGCTATTGCAAGCATAACATATCCTGCGCAATTTGTTTTAGTTGCAGCAATGAATCCCTGTCCGTGTGGCTATTTTGGGGATTCAAAGCATCAATGCACATGCACACCAAGGATGATAAGCAGGTATAGATCAAGGGTATCAGGACCTTTGCTTGATCGCATAGATATACACACAGATGTCCCTGCTGTGCCTTATAAAGAACTATCTAATGATTATGCCGGAGAAAAATCAGAAGTCATAAGGCAGAGGGTTACAGAGGCAAGGGAAAGGCAGTTGAAGAGATTCAAAGATGATAAGATATTTGCTAATGGTCAGATGAAGACAAGACATATTAAAAAATACTGCAAACTCACAGAAGATGCACATAGCCTTCTGGATACAGCCATGCAAAAGCTTGCTTTAAGTGCCAGGGCTTATACGAGGGTATTGAAAGTATCAAGGACAATTGCTGATCTGGATAACTCTGATGAGATACGCGGTTACCATGTATCAGAGGCAATACAATATAGGACGCTTGACAGAGGGCAGAGTTAA
- a CDS encoding TetR/AcrR family transcriptional regulator, whose protein sequence is MFCKKDSILGVATELFSKKPYHMVAMDDIAKKARVAKGTLYYHFKSKEELYVALLQDGLDNLLVRLKAESGADAVADLKLFINGLSSFFNERKDFFEVLKREEGKLLSKRLKNCYEKTCSIRDLLHSILDKGITEGHFRKDIDIQIVSEIIIGMIESAISGNIETQRLSNAIVDVLIHGIMA, encoded by the coding sequence ATGTTTTGCAAGAAGGATTCTATACTTGGAGTTGCTACAGAGCTTTTTTCTAAAAAGCCGTATCACATGGTTGCAATGGATGACATCGCCAAAAAGGCAAGGGTAGCAAAAGGAACGCTTTACTATCACTTTAAGTCTAAGGAAGAGCTTTATGTTGCTCTTTTACAGGATGGACTTGACAATCTCCTTGTGAGACTCAAGGCAGAATCAGGGGCTGATGCTGTTGCAGATTTGAAGTTGTTTATTAATGGGCTATCATCTTTTTTTAACGAGAGAAAGGATTTCTTTGAAGTTCTCAAAAGAGAGGAAGGAAAACTTCTGTCAAAAAGACTGAAAAATTGTTATGAAAAGACATGCTCTATAAGGGATCTTCTCCATTCCATACTGGATAAAGGAATTACGGAAGGACATTTTAGAAAAGATATAGATATACAGATTGTCTCTGAAATAATTATTGGTATGATTGAATCGGCTATCAGTGGAAATATTGAGACGCAAAGGTTATCTAATGCAATTGTTGATGTGTTGATACACGGTATTATGGCTTAA
- a CDS encoding ferredoxin, with amino-acid sequence MNVIVDEERCIGCGRCEEICPAVFHLNESTGKSEVIDPDACEFVGCCEAAEENCPVEAITLLEE; translated from the coding sequence ATGAATGTAATAGTTGATGAAGAAAGGTGTATTGGCTGCGGCAGATGTGAAGAGATATGTCCGGCTGTTTTCCATTTAAATGAGTCAACAGGAAAGTCCGAAGTTATAGACCCTGATGCATGTGAGTTTGTAGGCTGCTGTGAGGCTGCAGAGGAAAATTGCCCTGTTGAGGCAATAACATTATTAGAGGAATGA
- the rpsT gene encoding 30S ribosomal protein S20, with protein sequence MAGKTAPKKDLSTLKRVRQAEKHRLRNQSVKTKIKTYITKLETALSSKDRESINKILNETVRVISSAASKGIIHKNTASRKISRLTKKVNAALAS encoded by the coding sequence TTGGCAGGTAAAACAGCACCAAAAAAAGATTTATCAACACTCAAAAGAGTAAGACAGGCAGAGAAACATAGGCTTCGCAATCAATCCGTAAAGACAAAGATAAAAACATACATAACGAAATTAGAGACAGCTTTATCTTCAAAAGACAGAGAGAGTATTAATAAGATATTAAACGAAACTGTCAGGGTAATAAGCAGCGCTGCATCAAAAGGGATTATTCACAAAAATACGGCATCAAGAAAAATCTCAAGACTCACAAAAAAAGTGAATGCAGCATTAGCCTCTTAG
- a CDS encoding chemotaxis protein: MVKELSILPEVLKVGTNEMELVVFRMYGTQPDGSPEVLDYGVNVAKVREIIPMPIFTKVPDMPAYADALAEVRGEVIPIVDLGKWMKIVPPSSIEIRPKVIVLEMLGQTTGMIVHEVERIRRIKWDQIKPPPSMLQAKHSGRITGVTKIDDEGEALLLILDLESIISDMGGFMPKHEIALEEIERVGKKKLKGTVLIADDSSVARKILKDTLENVGLHVIEAVDGKQAMDILNDFLQRIGDQPINNFIQLIISDVEMPEMDGLTFTKNVKANSKLQSLPIIVNTSLSGEENREKAKSVGADGYLVKFDVTKMINEISKFLQ, encoded by the coding sequence ATGGTCAAGGAACTATCTATTTTGCCTGAGGTTTTAAAAGTTGGAACAAATGAAATGGAACTTGTTGTTTTCAGGATGTATGGGACACAACCTGATGGCAGTCCCGAGGTTCTGGATTATGGTGTAAATGTTGCTAAAGTCAGAGAGATTATCCCAATGCCTATATTCACAAAGGTGCCTGATATGCCAGCATATGCAGATGCACTTGCCGAGGTAAGAGGAGAGGTTATTCCTATAGTGGATTTGGGCAAATGGATGAAGATAGTCCCCCCATCCAGTATAGAAATAAGACCAAAGGTTATAGTGCTGGAAATGCTTGGACAAACAACAGGGATGATTGTTCATGAGGTAGAGAGGATAAGGAGGATCAAATGGGACCAGATAAAACCACCGCCATCAATGCTTCAGGCAAAGCACAGCGGAAGGATAACAGGGGTAACAAAGATAGACGATGAAGGAGAGGCACTTCTTCTTATACTTGATTTAGAGAGCATTATTTCTGACATGGGTGGTTTTATGCCAAAGCATGAGATAGCACTTGAGGAAATAGAAAGAGTAGGGAAGAAAAAACTCAAAGGGACTGTGCTAATAGCAGATGATTCATCAGTTGCAAGGAAGATACTGAAGGACACACTTGAAAATGTTGGGCTTCATGTAATTGAAGCAGTTGATGGAAAACAGGCAATGGATATATTGAATGATTTTCTTCAGAGGATTGGAGATCAACCAATTAACAATTTTATTCAGCTTATTATTTCTGATGTAGAAATGCCTGAAATGGACGGCTTGACATTCACAAAAAATGTTAAAGCCAATAGTAAGCTTCAATCATTGCCAATAATAGTAAATACATCATTGAGCGGCGAGGAAAACAGGGAAAAGGCAAAGAGTGTTGGTGCTGATGGCTATCTTGTGAAATTCGATGTCACAAAAATGATTAACGAGATCTCCAAATTTTTGCAGTAA